The sequence TTTCTCCAGCCGATGGTTCACCTTGTCGGTGCCGCGCTTCGTGCGGCAGAAGATGATCGCCTGCCGCGGCTCCTCACGCATTAGCAGCCGCTCGAGCAATTCGTATTTTCGTTCCGGATCGACCGTGAAATAAAACTGCTCGATTGTATCGACGGAAATGTCTTTCGGCGAGAAGTTGAGCATCTCCGGATCGCGCATGTACCGCTGGGCGAGCCGCTCCACCGGCGGCGGCATCGTAGCGCTCAGGAGCAGCGTCTGCCGCGAAGCGGGGCACTTCCGCAGAATTCGTTCGATGTCCGGACGAAAGCCGATATCGAGCATTCGGTCGGCCTCGTCGAGCACGATGAACTTCAGGTCGCGGAGATCGAGCGTGCCGCGCCCCATGTGATCGAGCACGCGCCCGGGTGTGCCGATCGCGATGTCCACGCCACGCTGCAGCTTTTCGATCTGCCCGCGGAGCGGCTTGCCGCCGTAGAGCGGAACAATGTGCAACCGTCGGCCGTGCGAGAGCTTCACCGCTTCATCGCGGACCTGGACGGCCAACTCGCGCGTCGGCACGAGCACCAGCGCTCGCGGGCCGGAAACTTTATGCCCGGGCCCCCGAGGATGTTCGTCAAGCCGTTCGAGGATCGGAATGACAAATGCGGCCGTCTTGCCGGTTCCGGTACGGGCTTGCCCCAGCACGTCCACTCCCGCCAGCGCTCTCGGGATCAGCCCGGCTTGGACCGGCGTCGGCGTCAGATACTCGACCTTCGCCAGCGCGCCGAGCATCACCGGCGACAGAGAAAGATTGTCAAAACCGACGGTCGATTCTTCAGTTTGTTGGTCTAGATCAGGCACGAATCCCAATTTCCCGAAAGCAATGGTTTCGCATAACTCTATCGTACAAAGCGAGTTTCGTCAACCCGGCGGAGGGATCGGAACTCGGATCGTTGGAGTTCAGCCTTTAGGCTGCCGGGCGCAGGCTAACGCCTGAACTCCAACGATCAACCAGAGGTCAATCGTTAGCCGGTTCGCTTGCGATCCGGAGTGTTTGGGCCATCCCGTCGCAAGCGACGGGGCTAACGCAGCCGAGCCCGCACTCGACGACTGTAGGAGCGCATGCTTGGCAGGGCGCGCAATAAATCAGGCCGGCTCGCCACGCAGCGAGCCGGCCTTTCTCGTCGTATCAGCGGGCCGCCGCGGAGCGAGTCCGCGGCCGAGCACGATCTACTTCTTCTTGCGGGCAGCCTTCTTGTGCGAACGCGCCGGCTTTTTGGCCGGGGCCTTCTTCAAGGATCGCTTGGCTCTCTTCGTAGCCTTCTTCGGCGATCGAGCGGTCTTCTTGGCGGCCTTCTTTTTCGTTGCCATTTCCTTGGCTCCTCGAATCGAGCGCTCCTGGCGTATGCGACACTCTTCCCCTCGGGCGCTCTGGCAGGGGAAGCCGCAGGAAAACCTTTAGCAGTCAACCGCGCGCATTGAACCAAGTTTCACTCGAACGCGTCAAGACGAGTTTGCATTCGCCCATGCTTCGAGCATCTCGAATTGCAAACCGAAATCATGTTCGGTCGTGCCTAGCGGGCTCTTGAAGAACGCGGCGAGGAAGCTGAGGACTCCCACGTCGCCGCGGCGCCATGCGCGCTCGGTGAAGCGCACCAGATCCAGCACCAACGGCGCCGCCAAAAGTGAATCGCATCCTTGCCAGATGAATTGGAACGTCATCGGGGTGCCGAGGAAGCCGCGGAAGTGAACGTGGTCCCAGGCCGTCTTCCAATCGCCGAGGCTCTTGATGTATTCGATCGAGACCAGCGTCTGCGGGGGATAGCCGAGAATCTCGCCGAGCAGACGATCCTTACTGACCATTTTGCTTTTCTTGTTCACGGGGTCGTCGAGCACCTTGCCGTCCATGTTGCCGAATATGTTATGCCCGACCCAGCTCATCACCTCCAGGTTCCGTTTGGCGAACATCGGAGCGAGCACGCTTTTAAGCAGCGTTTCACCCGTCTTGCCGTCGTAGCCCATGTGTCGCGTGCCGCGCTCGATGGCCAATTCGCCGATGGCCGGCGGCGTTGCGCCCACCGAAGGCGTGAAGTTCACGTACGAGCAGCCCAGGTCGAGCGCCGCGATCGCATAGAGCGAACTGGCGGCCAAGGGGCAGCGCTGCGGCTTGTCGAGCAGCTTGTTCAACTCGGCCCACCGCTGTGGGAGTTCGGCCGGATCGAGCGGCGGCTCCGTCGAGGCGACGTTTACCACGATCAAATGGGCCAGCTTGTTCGCCTTGCGGAACGACTCCAAATCGTCCTTGATCCGCTCGATCGCGCCGCGCGGCGACTCGCGCCGCGCGGCGGCCGAACCTTCGGCAAATTTCGCGATCGTCGGGCCGACATTGAGGATCGTGCCAGGCCGGATGCTCTTTTCGATCTTGTCCAACTCGGATTTGCACTGGCGGAGAACGTCGGCATCGATCGCACGGCTCTCCGTGTGCATCCGATTCGCTTCGTCGAACAAGCGGCCGGGACGGATGTCGTGCCCGCCGACCACCAGATCCTTCCAATCGACCAGGTCGAGCGCTTGGAAACGCGGAAGGGCGGAAACGAGGCCGGCGTTGCCGATAAGCCCTTTCTTGAGCGCGGTCAGGCCGGTAAGCGTGGTCGTGGCGACGCCTCCCTTCGCGCCGATCAACCAGAGTCCGATGCGAGCATGCGCCATGTTGGCCCTTGGAAGCGAACCCGACACAAACTATTATTGTCGGACGAACAAGGTGAAGCGTCAAGCGTTCCATTGGATCCCTCCATGCCACTCAACATCTCCCGCATCGTTCAATCCCTGGAACCCTCTGCCACGCTTGCAATGGCCGCCAAGGCGAAGGAACTCGCGCGCTCCGGCAAGACGGTTTACGACTTCAGTGTCGGCGAGCCGGATTTCACCACCCCAGCGCATATTTGCAACGCAGCGGTCGCGGCGATGGAAGCCGGGCACACACACTATACCGTGGCCAGCGGCATCCCCGAACTAAAGCAAGCGGTGGCCAAGAGCTACCGCCAGCGGCACGGTCTGCAATACGCGCCGGAGCAAGTGGTCGTTTCGAATGGCGCGAAGCACTCGCTGCACAACGTGTTCACCGTGCTGTGCAATCCGGGAGACGAGGTGATCATCCCCGCGCCGTATTGGGTCAGCTATGCGGAATTGGTCAAGCTGACCGGGGCCACGCCGGTGATCGTCGAGACGCGCGAAGCTGAAGATTTCAAGCTCTCGCCCGCCGCATTGCGGGCCGCGATCACACCGCGGACGGCAATTCTGCTGCTCTGCTCGCCGAGCAACCCGACCGGCAGCCTTTACTCGCCGGAAGAGTTGGCGGCACTGGCGGATGTGGTTTTGGAGAAGAACCTGCTCGTGGTGAGCGACGAGATTTACGAGCGCTTGATCTACGGCGGGCGGCGTTTCGCCAGTTTTCCGACGCTGCGCCCAGGCTTGCAGGAGCGGACGATCGTCGTCAGCGGCGTAAGCAAGTCGTATGCGATGACCGGCTGGCGGATCGGTTGGACGCTATCGCCGGCGAACGTCGCCAAAGCCATGGCCGATCTGCAAAGCCAGGAGACGTCGAATCCTTGCAGCATC is a genomic window of Pirellulales bacterium containing:
- a CDS encoding DEAD/DEAH box helicase, producing MPDLDQQTEESTVGFDNLSLSPVMLGALAKVEYLTPTPVQAGLIPRALAGVDVLGQARTGTGKTAAFVIPILERLDEHPRGPGHKVSGPRALVLVPTRELAVQVRDEAVKLSHGRRLHIVPLYGGKPLRGQIEKLQRGVDIAIGTPGRVLDHMGRGTLDLRDLKFIVLDEADRMLDIGFRPDIERILRKCPASRQTLLLSATMPPPVERLAQRYMRDPEMLNFSPKDISVDTIEQFYFTVDPERKYELLERLLMREEPRQAIIFCRTKRGTDKVNHRLEKKLKGVACIHGDLAQNVRDRVMAGFREGKIRYLVATDVVGRGIDVTGISHIINYDVPAFCDDYVHRVGRTGRMGREGVAYTFVTPEEGQELTRIEVRIGKLLERD
- a CDS encoding inositol-3-phosphate synthase, whose protein sequence is MAHARIGLWLIGAKGGVATTTLTGLTALKKGLIGNAGLVSALPRFQALDLVDWKDLVVGGHDIRPGRLFDEANRMHTESRAIDADVLRQCKSELDKIEKSIRPGTILNVGPTIAKFAEGSAAARRESPRGAIERIKDDLESFRKANKLAHLIVVNVASTEPPLDPAELPQRWAELNKLLDKPQRCPLAASSLYAIAALDLGCSYVNFTPSVGATPPAIGELAIERGTRHMGYDGKTGETLLKSVLAPMFAKRNLEVMSWVGHNIFGNMDGKVLDDPVNKKSKMVSKDRLLGEILGYPPQTLVSIEYIKSLGDWKTAWDHVHFRGFLGTPMTFQFIWQGCDSLLAAPLVLDLVRFTERAWRRGDVGVLSFLAAFFKSPLGTTEHDFGLQFEMLEAWANANSS
- a CDS encoding pyridoxal phosphate-dependent aminotransferase encodes the protein MPLNISRIVQSLEPSATLAMAAKAKELARSGKTVYDFSVGEPDFTTPAHICNAAVAAMEAGHTHYTVASGIPELKQAVAKSYRQRHGLQYAPEQVVVSNGAKHSLHNVFTVLCNPGDEVIIPAPYWVSYAELVKLTGATPVIVETREAEDFKLSPAALRAAITPRTAILLLCSPSNPTGSLYSPEELAALADVVLEKNLLVVSDEIYERLIYGGRRFASFPTLRPGLQERTIVVSGVSKSYAMTGWRIGWTLSPANVAKAMADLQSQETSNPCSISQYAAVAALEGPQECVDEMLGEFAQRRDFVQKRIATIPRLSCPEMGGAFYAFVNIRAHLGRRYGSAQVDNSAQWCLTLLEQQNVATVMGSAFGAEGYVRISFATSMETLKTGFDRIEAFVRSAS